CGGCGGGACGGTTTCCTGCGGGAGCAGCAGCGCCGTAACGAGGTGTCCGTCGGCCTGCAAGCGCGGCAACAGCCGCTTCCCGATGAATCCCGATGCCCCGGTTACAAAGACCCGCATGCGGGTCTTCCTACGGGTTTGGCAGGACCCAACGCAAGCCGCGCGTTGGCCGCGCGCGGAGCGAGCGGCCGCGCGCTCCTTCCCACCGTCGCCCGTGTCGTTGTAGGCTCGCGCCATGAGCATTGCGGATTCGAGCGTGTCTTCGGAAGTGAGTGCCTGGTTGATGAGGGGCCTCGATGCCACCCTGGGTGCCCGGCTGGTGCGGGCAACAGCCGAAGAGGTGGTCGTCGAGTACGACGTCGATGAGCGCCATCTGCAGCCCTACGGCATCGTGCACGGCGGGATGCACTGCGCCATGGTCGAAACCGTGTGTTCTCTCGGCGCCGGCCTGGCGGCGCACGCGCGCGGGCAGGCGGTTGTCGGAGTGGAGAACCACACCAGTTTCATCCGCGCGGTGCGCC
This genomic window from Candidatus Binatia bacterium contains:
- a CDS encoding PaaI family thioesterase; amino-acid sequence: MSIADSSVSSEVSAWLMRGLDATLGARLVRATAEEVVVEYDVDERHLQPYGIVHGGMHCAMVETVCSLGAGLAAHARGQAVVGVENHTSFIRAVRRGRVRVTGVPVTRGRRSQVWEATARNEAGEIVSTGRVRLLCLDPGSDLAGEAVPSRHEGSP